Proteins from one Pseudomonas grandcourensis genomic window:
- a CDS encoding LysR family transcriptional regulator — translation MQLPDMNLLVALDALLDEGSVVGAARRMNLSPAAMSRTLTRIREAIGDPILVRAGRGLVPTPKALELREQVRSVVEQAGLLFRSADAVELSSLRRRFSIRANDFFVGVYGGKLFDTLDRQAPHCELRFVPEGDGDDEALREGRIDLSISNTRPLTPEVKIQNLFSTHFVGLVREDHPLLDDEITAERYAGYSHISMSRRGIARGPIDTALNALGLERRVAVIAPSFHAAMFALPDSDLILPVPKEALLSVRRLGLKLRSFDLPIPLPTLMLTQAWHPRFDKDPAHRWLRETLKSCCDETWLAAQPESHR, via the coding sequence ATGCAACTCCCAGACATGAACCTGTTGGTCGCCCTCGATGCCTTGCTCGACGAGGGCAGTGTGGTGGGCGCGGCGCGGCGGATGAACCTGAGCCCGGCGGCCATGAGCCGGACGTTGACGCGCATCCGCGAAGCCATTGGCGATCCGATCCTGGTGCGCGCCGGCCGTGGCCTGGTGCCGACCCCCAAGGCACTGGAATTGCGCGAACAGGTGCGCAGTGTGGTGGAGCAGGCCGGGTTGTTGTTTCGTTCGGCCGATGCGGTGGAACTGAGCTCGCTGCGGCGGCGGTTCAGTATTCGGGCCAACGACTTCTTTGTCGGCGTCTACGGCGGCAAGCTGTTCGACACCCTCGACCGGCAGGCGCCGCACTGCGAATTGCGTTTCGTCCCTGAAGGCGATGGCGATGATGAGGCATTGCGCGAAGGGCGGATCGATCTCAGCATCAGCAACACACGGCCGTTGACCCCGGAAGTGAAGATTCAGAACCTGTTTTCCACCCACTTCGTCGGCCTGGTGCGCGAGGATCATCCGCTGCTGGACGATGAGATCACGGCGGAGCGCTATGCGGGTTATTCCCATATCAGCATGTCCCGGCGTGGCATAGCCCGGGGTCCGATCGACACCGCGCTCAATGCCCTGGGGCTGGAGCGGCGGGTGGCGGTGATCGCGCCAAGCTTTCATGCGGCGATGTTTGCCTTGCCCGATTCCGACCTGATACTGCCGGTGCCCAAGGAAGCCTTGCTGAGTGTGCGACGGCTTGGACTGAAGCTGCGCTCGTTCGATTTGCCGATCCCGTTGCCGACCCTGATGCTGACCCAGGCCTGGCACCCGCGTTTCGACAAGGATCCGGCCCACCGCTGGCTGCGTGAGACGCTGAAATCCTGCTGCGATGAAACGTGGCTGGCTGCGCAACCTGAAAGTCACCGCTGA